In the genome of Carya illinoinensis cultivar Pawnee chromosome 13, C.illinoinensisPawnee_v1, whole genome shotgun sequence, the window AGGAATTAATAGGAGTACTCAAGTATGGATTCAATTATAAAATACGTTGCCCGTTTTGGAATTGATCTAATTATGCATGAATGTCTCTTGTATTAGGGTTTGATTGGAACGCCCGCCCCTCTTcttgtattatttaatttacgTACATTAATGTAATCAACGTACGATAAAAAACAATACATCTCCTCCGgcctgtttttattttattatatatctaaTTTGCATTGATATTTCATTTAAGCCATGTACAGATGCAAGCGCGTACAATGTTACAAGTAACAATGGAAATATTCAGATCTCATTTTAAGCTTTGGCACCATTAATGGGCATTGGTAGGGTTCAATTAATCACAATATTTggtatatattttcttagaaaaattaatataaaaaaaaggtgATAATATGCATACATAATATACAAAGAATGTTCCGGCTAGCTAGCAATGCTTACCATCCAAATGAGAAATCAAGTGCTCGAACTGCGGCATTACGATTATGCTTGGCGCTAGAGTATGGCAAAACCCATCCTGAAACTAGCGTTATCCCTATAATGCCTTTCTGCTTTGCCTGCATACACAATATACacgtacatatatacatacatacatacatatattcaGTATTTGATTAAAACaaacttatatatgtattttcaatGATTTATTTGTAATTGATATTTACTCGCATGGCGCAGTGGATGAAAATGCCAAACAAACATGAATATAACGTCGAAAAATATTTAGGATAAACAGGATACAAtgaatttcattttaatttatatgtgGAAATACCTGATATTTTTGCTTGTACACTTTGACAGCAGCTGCATGGGCAAGAAGCTGGTTATGTGTCACCAAATATGGCTCCGTCCCTGAGTTTCCTCCAGTGCAATTTAGATTTCGCCAATCGGAACAACGACCTGGTGCTAAAGCCCCAATGTCATAACCGGCATAGCTGTAGCCCCATGGCTCATTTAGAGTAATCCAGTGCTTCACTCGATCGCCAAATTCCTTGAAGCAAAGCTCAGTATAGTCCCGAAAATCCTTACTTTTCATATGCAAAGGATATACAATTACACAAACATGGTGTCCGATTACCTAGACCTCAAGTAATTATCAACTGCTTTCAaaacacagatatatatatatatatatataatgtacacACATGGTATTCCCATCTTATCATGCATAATTAAGATGCTATGTGAATTTATAAATgagtagtgttatatatatttatagttttacttacaatattcattttgttatttttttcttctaagtTTCCTGATTTTCAGCTTACTAATAACTGACATGTTGCCggagtagttttttttttttttttttttttttttttttttttttttttttttaagtacatttagcattttccttctaaGTTAATGTTTacataaacaattttaattacatGGCATGTAGTGATAATATGAGAGTAACACGTCATTCGTGCTCTGGAATACCTAAGAATTATTAATCATGTCTTAATGACTTGAATACGTAAATGATGTCCAACATGCAGCAAAATGATATGTGTAACAAGTGATCAATATGATATGATTGTTAACAGTACGTAAGGGATGGGTCGCTTACACAATTTGAGGACTTAAGAAACCTCCATACTCATCTTCTAAGGTTTGGGGAAGCTCCCAGTGAAAGAGTGTCACAAAGGGCTTTAGACCTACACTTAATTATGGCAAGCTCTAGAGTTAATTATGAACACTTGATCATAGATTGATGATATAAGATCATGGAACAATATTAGATTGAATCTTGACCATTGGATAGGAGTTCATTGATGAGGTTGTTGTAGTATTTGATTCCTTCCCTGTTCACACCCCCACTTCGCTTTCCATCTGCCAACAAGACGTGATATATAATTACcttgatcataaattataaTCTCTCTGTCGGTCTCATgtcttatatatttattattattattatttagaaataGATCCTGCAGGCGAGAATGTTACTTGGTAAAACACGGGTCCACGAGATTGAGAACCTGTATGCATCTAATCCCATTTCCTTCATAATCCCAACATCTTCCTgtatcacataatttttttaaaaagatcgTTACAAAATCATGGAGAAAAAATTTCCTTTAATTATGTTATATCAAGTAGTACTGTGGCTCAATGATTAGAGAATTTATAAAGTTTAATTCCATAACCGACTCAGGaagtaaacaaataattaatatacaattgGGATTAATATGAGTGaccaatattctttttaattttattatgtgCAAATACCTTGTACCGATGGTATTGATCGATAGCTATATCTCCATTACTGTGATCCGCTATTTTTCCTGCAATTTTATTGGACAATATATTCTATTAGGATTTAATTATAGACATTTttggtatattatatataatatatatatgtaattaagcTAAAATAACTAGCAAATCTGCCTCAATATATACCATTGATGATCTATTTGCAACTTGTGTTCTAGTTTCAAGATTTTGACTATGTGAAGATTTAATTCAAAGCGAAAAGATAAAGACAATAAAGAAGGCAGGGGATCGAAACACTGCACATGCTTTCCGGTCCATATATGCATGCTTCagtgttttttttaaagaataatgcTAACTACGTTTTTTCagtgtctttttcttttttaaagactCTGGGGAGAGTTGTCTTTGTTGGTGGTAGGCCAGGCCTTGATGATCTACATCGATTCTACCATGCActcacaattaattaatttcgtTACACGTagccttttttcttttaccaaaagAAAACGATAGTTGTACACACAGCCCGCGAAACCCATGCAAATGGTTTAAGAACCGGAAAACATGAAATTGTGCGCATTTCGTGATCTACCGACTCTACAGATCAGGAGTACATACTTTAATTTCATCTTTGAGTGATGAATTGCATATATATTGGCCAGACATGGAATCCACATGCTTCCAATTTCTCTttcagcagtttttttttttcccgagaaatttttctttcaacacTTTTGCATTTAGAAAAGTTTCACAGAAATTAAACAGTACTATTGATAATTTGTCCCCaaaaatttttcttcatctgGGAAACCGCTAGCTCTGGAGTCCCTAATAAAagggtttcttcatttgaataAAGTCAGATGTTTGGAGGATGTAAAGAAAACATCATCCAAAAAGCCGCCATGCATGTATACAGATGATTATAATGATCTTAGAATGAAGCTGACATACAAATTGAGGTGCCAGATATTTGATTTGCTAATTCGTACTAATCAACACAACTTTCAATTCTAAATGCACTACTATACAGTATCCATCTCATCACAATTCCGAACAGAGAGGCGTCCCATATCAaacccaaaatccattttattcaTTGGTTACTCGAAAATCTTATTTACCAAAAAACTTTCATGCTATTTCAgtgggggaagagagagagagagagagagagagagagagagagagagagagagagagagacctggaTATTTGTGGGTGTAAGTGTCCCATATAGATTGCCCTTTGCCACCTTCTTTCGCTGCACCTTCATACTGGAATTGAAAACAACACACATCACATGTACATGGGTATAAAATCATGGGAAAATGACAGGACTCGTCGTTCTTGACATCTTATTAAGACACTTGGGAGAAAACTTCGCGTTCTTAGCAaatcatacaaatatataatatatatatgtgtgtgcgcgcgcaaGCGCAGAGATCAGAAGGAGAACATAAGACAAACCTGGTAAGAGGAGGATGCTGTACCAAAAATGAAACCTGCTGGAAAACTGCTCCGTTTGAGTGAACAAGTACTGTAGTTGGCAGTGCTATTAGTCAAGGCGCCGAGAAGAACTAATATTAGACCTAATAGTAGATGGCGCTGAAATGCCATTACTGCCTTTGAGTTTTGATAATCCTCATTGCAATTAACGAGTCTTTTTATACGGAACCAGTACTCCATGGTTTTGTAAATTAAGAAAGTAGAAAAGGGGCATCGGCACATGTTTTCTAAATCTGAAAATACAGAGTGTCTTTTCTATCTTGTGTAGCACATAGTGCTGTATTCTATTTATAGAGCAGAGAAcaattcaatggatttttatagAGAATTCTAGAtgtttctataattattttctacCAATTTCATAGATATTCTCACACGGTTTTGGCCTTGCATTCTGTTGAGAATTCTATTGAGCTTGAGGTGAGCTGGCAAGGCATGAGTGCAGCTGACTGGTATGAGAGAGTATAGCATGTTCTGGTGTGCTATTATCCCCCCGCGATTCAAGCGGGACCATCTTGATGGTGAGGCTTGATCGGAGAAGAGAAAACTGAGCGGATGAGAGTGGCTTAGTGAGAACATTAGCAATTTGATCTTTACTATGAAGGAACTTGACAGCAAGTGATTTTACAGCAACGCGATCACGAATAAAATGATAGTCCAAGTCAACATATTTAATACGTGAGTGCATAACTGAATTGACAGATAAGTAAGTAGCACcaagattatcacaaaatagagTATGAATATCAGCAATAATAATTCCTAATTTTGTTAGCAGAGATTGTAACCAAAAAATTTCACATGTGGTATTTGCCACGGACTTATATTCTGCCTTCGTTGAGGATCTTGCAATAGTGGGTTGTTTCTTTGAACCCCAGGAAATTAAGTGAGAACCAAGATAAATGCAAAAACCCCCAGTGAATTTTCTGTCATCCCGGCAACCAGCCTAATCCGCATCCGAAAAGGCAATTATTTGAAAAGAAGAGGTAGGAAAGAAATATAGACCAAAGGAATAGGTTAGACGAAGGTAGCGAAGAATGCGTTTGCGGCGATAAATAGTCGCCGTAAATAGTCAAGTTTTCGCCACAAATAAACATTTGCGGCTAAAATAAGTTGCCCACATTTCGCCACTAATTTTGAGCCAAGAAACACTTTTACCGGCTACAACAGTTAGTGAcagaaatattttacaatttccgGCGACATTTAGTCACTGCAAAAAGTATATTATTTGGCCACAAATACTCCTGATAccactactttttttttccccttaattatattgatttttatccaCTCCAATTAAATGAGCTTCTTTTCCTTCGTCATAGCAAATaaaatgtttctttttctcataaatatttagaattaatttagattttataaatttcatttctagtaaacaaaaaaaaatttggtgcaACAATAAATTTCTCAGAAAATAAAGTTCTAAAATTACTCATCTAAAATCTTTATGCACTTCATTTTTGTAAgtttataaaatctataaatgagTAGCACTATTGTTAAAGTTTACTAATGTCattaagaaaagcaaatgacTCAAAAGAACTTAcgaaattacaaatttatttaatgataagCACTACGTAAAGATGGCACATTCACAAGTGCTTCTTCATTACTATCATATTGCTTATAGGTCATTACTATCATTAAAGAGTGCATTAAATTcgaatatctttattttttgatattcaTGTAGCAGCAAAATAATCCTCATCCCGGTCACCATCTGTATTGAAATCACAATTTCTTAGTATCCCACATGCTTCAAACTTACTGAAACGAGTATACTTGCATAAACCATCAAAGAAGGCTCCTAAGTGATCAGTAGGAATCTggttttcttcatctttttgggccaaatgCCAATTCTGGCGAGTTCTCAATAAAGCCTTATATGGGCGTGATGTGGCATCATTTTCAGAGAGCTTAATTTTGGATCTCATGCAGAAGTAAGCACTTTCAAGCTGGTCAACATTCCTAGTCAACCCCGGCTCCATGGGTATTAGAGATAGGGGCTGATTGAGAAAGCACATCCAGACTTGAGGACTCTTTACAACAAAAACCTATTCTCCTTTCTACAGAGGGAGTCATCTTGAGAGCAAGAATGAACCAATGAGGTTATTAAACTGCACCTCCTGTTAACCATTTTAATATCCTATTCTAAGAAGCTAATGTCTTTTACTAAATTGGAAGCATGCTGCTGCTTGTGCTCTTTCAATGAGACAAGGAAATGCAATAGTAGTTCCGATTCAGCATCATCTTCATTAATGGATGATGATAATTCTTCTACATGCACCTTCTCCACTCCATTAATCAATTTGGATTGTAGAATCTCCCTGTTAGAGACAGAGAAATATCAATTCAGATAATTATGCCCACATACAGATCCAAGATGAGGTCCAAAATTCGAAGTATTTGCATCAGCTTTATTATCAGCTCAACCCAATACTTTCTAATagaaattattttgatgaaataaaaatcCAGTATCTTGTTCTGTTGTTCATCAGCTCAAGTGAAGGAAAATACACTTGGCATGCCTCATTCTCCATACCCAACATTAACTAAATTTAATAGACTTCAACGTCAAAAAAGTTTCGTATAAAATGGCACCTTTTCAGAGTCAAAATGGCCAAgtaactggaaaaaaaaaacccccatAACTCATAGGTATAACCAAACAAAAATAGACCAAAATAATGATTCCAGATCCTGAACATGGCTATAAAGAGTTTTTCAACTGTGATAATGCTGGTTTTGAACTGTCATAGAGACAGATGAGtggtaagaaaaaatatatatatatttttttagtaaagaAGAAAGTAATATGGTAAGAAAAGATAAATTCATTTGTGCTGACTACCATAAAAGATGGGAAAATGTAAAAACTTGTCTAAAAAGGCTAGGTTTGGGTCACATGAAACAAAGATGACTAGGTACACCAATGCAAAGTTCTTCAAGTAGAGGGTGTGCCAAATTAGCATAGCAAAGCCTAATACAATGTGGGTGAGGAATAGCATTGATTTTGACAACCAGTGGGTGTAATTTAAACCTTTATGATATCAGATCAAGAGCAAGAGGTGCAGTAAAACTAAATTCCCAGAGCTACGTCTCCTACAGTGCAAGGATCTCTTATTTCATAGCTCAAGTTCTTTGCAAACTAGAGCTGGATTGAATCAGAAgttcatattataaaaatatccacaTTATGCAGCTGATTATGGAACAATAAAATTGATTAAAACAGCACTATGCAGATAAAATGCAAAGTTCCTTTGAGATTAAATATGAATAGTGGAACCCAACGTATATTAACTTATTAAGAACTGGGAATTTCACATTTACTACTTGTCATACGCTAAAAAAACCCTCCTAAGCGCAAAAAAACCCTCCTAACGAGAATTGGCATTAATATCGTTCATGCTCAACATAcagaaccaatatatatttcaCTGGGTTTTAGTGGCTTAAGCAAAGGTCTTGCATGAGTCTACTAATTTCTAAAGAGGATCCAAACTGATCTGTACAAAAGGAATTATGGTTACCATAacaaattaagaagcaaatctcAATCATCTGTGAgcaaaaaatatgtgaaataatGAAACATCTTAATCTCTATAGTCAATACTTTGTTCACCCCTAAAATGCCTTGATTACAAACCCTAAAATCGAAAATCCCTTGATTACaatcacaataaaaaaaaaaaaaaatctgtcacAAATTTGGAGTGGCTTGCTTTCGTGCAAAGGAAATGTTGCTCTCCGAGTTTTTGGTAGCCAAcggaaagaaaatcaaagagaaaagggagagaaatggTAGACTCCATGATAGACAGTGACAGAGAAATGTAACTCCCGaattcgagagagagagagagagagagagagagagagagagagagagagagagagagagagagagagagagcatgaggAACTGACTGGCGCCGAAGAGAAGACGGCGGCAAGAAACTGGCCGGCGCCAAAGAGAAGACGGCAGTGGTGACAACGGTAGGAAATTGGTGAGAATGTTAAGTGCTAGAGAGAAAGTAAGAGATACAGAGGGGGAAAGTGGGGAAGTCGGGGGAGGAAGGGGGGGGATTTAAATGGGCTTATTATAGCGACTATAAGTCGCAGTAATAAGTCAATTTAAGGGAGAAAGAAATTGTGGCAAATTTATGTCGCTGTACTAAGTTATTAAGACGACATGACTATTTCCGGGGACTAAAACTCGAGGGAAAAAACCTTTAATTCCGGTC includes:
- the LOC122291545 gene encoding beta-glucosidase 12-like, with translation MCRCPFSTFLIYKTMEYWFRIKRLVNCNEDYQNSKAVMAFQRHLLLGLILVLLGALTNSTANYSTCSLKRSSFPAGFIFGTASSSYQYEGAAKEGGKGQSIWDTYTHKYPGKIADHSNGDIAIDQYHRYKEDVGIMKEMGLDAYRFSISWTRVLPNGKRSGGVNREGIKYYNNLINELLSNGLKPFVTLFHWELPQTLEDEYGGFLSPQIVKDFRDYTELCFKEFGDRVKHWITLNEPWGYSYAGYDIGALAPGRCSDWRNLNCTGGNSGTEPYLVTHNQLLAHAAAVKVYKQKYQAKQKGIIGITLVSGWVLPYSSAKHNRNAAVRALDFSFGWFMDPLTSGDYPHSMRSLVGNRLPEFSKEESMIVNGSFDFIGLNYYTSNYAVYAPHHPNAANASYTTDMRVNLSSERNGIPIGPKLAASDWLHFYPRGLRDILRYIKTKYHSPLIYITENGIDEFNNASLSLEEALADNHRIEYHHAHLSYLQRAIKDGANVKGYFAWSFLDTFEWTAGYSLRFGINYVDYKNGLKRHPKLSAHWFKSFLKK